A genomic region of Pseudomonas sp. MPC6 contains the following coding sequences:
- a CDS encoding CDP-6-deoxy-delta-3,4-glucoseen reductase → MRVTLQPSGAVLEILPGERILDGARRLGYECPQSCRNGNCHVCAALLVEGRVEQTGSVRDHGEFYTCIAEPLEDCIVLWDGVLALGELPVRSLSCQVIECRDVGGDTFRVRLRAPAGKPPRYHAGQYLMIERENGEKSAFSLASAPHGGRDLEIHVLARESSALSLIDQLQRNSMVRIEMPFGDTHLAELPEGPLVLIAAGTGMGQIHSLIEHCRAAGFKHPVHLYWGVRRPEDFYAIEHWDEWLQLPNLFLHQVVSDQCGWQGRCGMLHEAVCEDFADLKSLHVYASGSPAMVYGTLDALVEAGMDAHQMRADVFAYAPRS, encoded by the coding sequence ATGCGTGTAACCTTGCAGCCTTCCGGAGCAGTGCTTGAGATTCTGCCCGGCGAGCGGATTCTCGATGGCGCGCGGCGCCTGGGCTATGAATGCCCGCAAAGCTGTCGCAACGGCAATTGCCACGTGTGTGCCGCACTGCTGGTCGAAGGGCGGGTCGAACAGACCGGCAGTGTGCGCGATCATGGCGAGTTCTACACTTGCATAGCAGAGCCGCTGGAAGACTGCATCGTGCTGTGGGATGGCGTGCTCGCGCTGGGAGAATTGCCGGTGCGCAGCTTGTCGTGTCAGGTCATTGAATGCAGGGACGTCGGCGGCGATACCTTTCGCGTGCGTCTGCGGGCACCGGCCGGCAAACCGCCGCGCTATCACGCCGGCCAGTACCTGATGATCGAGCGCGAGAATGGCGAGAAATCGGCGTTCTCCCTGGCCTCGGCCCCCCATGGCGGGCGCGATCTGGAAATTCACGTATTGGCCCGCGAAAGCAGTGCGCTGAGCCTGATCGACCAACTGCAGCGCAATTCGATGGTGCGGATCGAGATGCCGTTCGGCGATACCCATCTGGCGGAATTGCCGGAGGGGCCGCTGGTGCTGATCGCCGCGGGTACCGGCATGGGGCAGATTCATAGCCTGATCGAACATTGCCGGGCCGCGGGTTTCAAGCACCCGGTGCATCTGTATTGGGGCGTGCGTCGTCCTGAAGATTTTTATGCCATCGAACATTGGGACGAATGGCTGCAACTGCCCAATCTGTTCCTGCATCAAGTCGTCAGCGATCAATGCGGCTGGCAGGGGCGCTGCGGCATGTTGCATGAAGCCGTGTGCGAAGATTTTGCAGATCTCAAATCCCTGCATGTGTACGCCAGCGGCTCTCCGGCGATGGTCTACGGCACGCTGGACGCCCTGGTCGAAGCAGGAATGGATGCCCACCAGATGCGCGCCGATGTGTTCGCTTACGCGCCACGTTCCTGA
- a CDS encoding sn-glycerol-3-phosphate transporter, with amino-acid sequence MKYSWMYGLFLLIQTSHALALDTATQTADKGFWYAQTSMYTRHYSPSPEHNNQQNLLGLERNLASGAIFGATTFRNSYRQRSYYAYAGKRYQRSDYPVYLKLSGGLLQGYKGEHRKKVPLNHLGIAPVIIPSVGVHYGPIGAEVVLLGTNAAMITTGLRF; translated from the coding sequence ATGAAGTATTCATGGATGTACGGCCTGTTCTTGCTGATCCAGACCAGTCACGCATTGGCCCTGGATACCGCCACACAAACCGCAGACAAGGGCTTCTGGTATGCGCAGACCAGTATGTATACACGGCACTATTCGCCGTCCCCTGAGCACAATAACCAACAGAATCTGCTGGGTCTGGAACGCAACCTGGCCTCTGGGGCGATATTTGGCGCGACAACGTTTCGCAATTCGTACCGCCAGCGCTCGTATTATGCGTATGCGGGCAAGCGTTATCAGCGTTCCGACTATCCGGTTTACCTGAAACTCTCCGGCGGGTTACTCCAAGGCTACAAAGGCGAACATCGGAAAAAAGTACCACTCAATCACCTGGGGATAGCGCCGGTGATCATTCCATCCGTAGGGGTGCATTACGGGCCGATCGGTGCCGAGGTCGTACTGCTGGGCACCAATGCCGCGATGATAACCACCGGGCTGCGCTTTTAG